From the genome of Gracilibacillus salitolerans, one region includes:
- a CDS encoding alpha-amylase family protein, giving the protein MNWWSENNIRLIQNNISESNADLDVDLLIQQLKEFSANTLMLNTGGIESFYPTKLEYHFRSPYLEKDLIQEVIQKCHENNIKFIARFDFSKAHKSIYAKQPDWFYKTADNQIINYNEMVHTCVNGYYQQEYSLRIIEEVIDNYAVDGIFFNMFGYQTRDYSNHYYGICHCECCKNRFKTIFNHDLPSRENFNDPVYQDYIAFKDITTKEMLERIHDLVKRKNRNIAISTYHDHKVDIVRKESNTAIDRPYPKWLYSASENVQSIEDSWQGKLISNCVINAVDIFYRFVGVSKNEIEIRLFESMASGSGLDFCIIGVFEGYPDRDNFEVVKNIYAFHQKNQQYFGNFTSVADVLLIKPSHPSRNNSTKEYLGLYKMLKEQHIIFDVLLQENINEPVRSLDRYKLIIFPNVKGLRENEWNAIEDALTRGVSIIATGQSFTSNLSNQNKLANVFGGRYKGIKQETRSDYLEVMDKKTFSSFQQRGWIFIDGEFTKIAFNTEITTLLPYIETSRFGPPERVGGHQKNGDFGMGWYNKDSHVSIYIPWEIGHLYYQHGFEDHKRIMTDLIDCLLKGSEVLTTDAPENVEIFLNKYDERNYLLQLLNLSGFNGTTYHEANVIEEINVRIKCHAIKHVFSLVGKNAVSYEMHDDILKIKVDKIKNYEALILQI; this is encoded by the coding sequence GTGAACTGGTGGTCAGAAAATAATATTAGACTAATTCAGAACAATATAAGTGAAAGTAATGCCGACTTAGATGTGGATCTATTAATCCAACAATTAAAGGAGTTTTCAGCTAATACATTAATGTTAAATACAGGAGGGATAGAATCTTTTTATCCGACTAAATTAGAATATCATTTCAGGTCGCCTTACTTAGAGAAGGACCTTATTCAAGAAGTGATTCAAAAATGTCATGAAAATAATATCAAATTTATTGCCCGATTTGATTTTAGTAAAGCACATAAAAGTATTTATGCGAAACAGCCTGATTGGTTTTACAAAACAGCAGATAATCAAATAATTAATTACAACGAAATGGTTCACACATGTGTAAATGGCTATTACCAACAAGAATACTCACTAAGAATAATTGAGGAAGTGATCGATAATTATGCTGTAGATGGTATCTTTTTTAATATGTTTGGCTATCAAACAAGAGATTATAGTAATCATTATTATGGAATTTGTCATTGTGAATGTTGTAAAAATAGGTTTAAGACAATATTTAATCATGATCTACCAAGCAGGGAGAATTTTAATGATCCTGTATATCAAGATTATATCGCTTTTAAAGACATTACAACAAAGGAAATGCTGGAACGTATTCATGACCTAGTAAAACGAAAAAATAGAAACATCGCCATCTCAACATACCATGATCACAAAGTAGATATTGTGCGAAAAGAATCTAATACAGCAATAGACAGACCTTACCCTAAATGGCTGTATTCTGCATCAGAGAATGTCCAATCAATAGAGGATTCCTGGCAGGGTAAATTAATAAGCAATTGTGTAATTAATGCAGTGGACATTTTTTACCGATTTGTTGGGGTTTCAAAGAATGAGATTGAGATAAGATTGTTTGAAAGTATGGCAAGTGGCTCTGGTCTCGATTTTTGTATTATAGGTGTATTTGAGGGGTATCCTGACCGAGATAATTTTGAAGTGGTAAAAAATATATATGCCTTTCATCAAAAAAATCAGCAATATTTTGGGAATTTTACCTCTGTCGCTGATGTGCTTCTGATTAAGCCTAGCCATCCTTCTAGAAACAATTCTACAAAAGAATACCTGGGACTTTATAAAATGTTGAAAGAACAGCACATTATATTTGATGTATTACTGCAAGAAAATATAAACGAACCTGTTCGCTCACTCGATCGATACAAATTAATCATTTTTCCTAATGTAAAAGGTCTGAGAGAAAATGAGTGGAATGCAATAGAAGATGCTTTAACAAGAGGCGTTTCCATCATCGCTACAGGTCAATCTTTTACAAGTAATCTATCTAATCAGAATAAGTTAGCAAATGTATTTGGCGGTCGATATAAAGGTATAAAGCAAGAAACCCGTTCGGATTATTTAGAAGTGATGGACAAAAAGACATTTTCCAGTTTTCAACAGCGGGGTTGGATTTTCATAGATGGAGAGTTTACAAAGATCGCATTTAATACAGAAATCACGACATTATTACCATATATAGAGACATCTCGTTTTGGTCCACCTGAAAGAGTTGGAGGACACCAGAAAAATGGTGATTTTGGTATGGGGTGGTATAACAAAGATAGCCATGTAAGCATTTATATTCCGTGGGAAATTGGTCACCTGTACTATCAGCATGGCTTTGAGGATCACAAAAGGATTATGACAGACCTTATAGACTGTTTGCTAAAAGGGTCTGAGGTATTGACAACAGATGCACCTGAGAATGTAGAGATATTTTTAAACAAATATGATGAAAGGAATTATTTATTGCAATTATTAAACCTCTCTGGGTTTAATGGTACAACCTATCATGAGGCCAATGTGATTGAAGAAATAAATGTAAGGATCAAGTGTCACGCAATTAAACATGTTTTTAGTTTAGTTGGAAAGAATGCAGTTTCATACGAAATGCATGACGATATTTTAAAGATAAAAGTTGATAAAATAAAAAATTATGAAGCATTAATCCTACAAATCTGA
- a CDS encoding response regulator encodes MLKAVIFDDEYIVLDVIRTIIDWERWELTLVGTATNGIDALDMIKEHKPDIILTDIRMPGLNGLTLIEKLNELVPTAQCVIISGFDEIEYYKKAIQLDVVDYLEKPITVERIEKCLDKMLKKIKRRYEFEDLKRKWNDSQNLIAEKKVLDILNQNVFVEEKWDEVIGIKTDEVTAVTVGLFHSNEKSYHDIAQVVTLSKSISNTKVLLVTNGSMQIIIWLQRGDSNQMSDIFVKLGELNILIGIGSTYSDPRKIKNSYLQAKDAVRMGRFIKDCGIIQFDELNFNHRLPDTLTTLEQNIIFNIRSANSEVVSRLVREFLKDIKHTNLSPDVVNQECLKLIYLGLEVVKETGVEYRWKEEHLIPHREIEKLSTFDDIEKWLQNRFNEMLDWMKQLRNNQKHVSVQTACEYIEQNFSKEISLEEVASIVKMNPSYFSILFKEEVGITYIKYVTKIRIERAKQMLKEGRNISEVSEEVGYFNHRYFSELFKKTTGLTPGQFKKQPKSTFK; translated from the coding sequence ATGTTGAAAGCAGTGATTTTTGATGATGAGTATATAGTTTTGGATGTTATTCGTACCATAATAGATTGGGAACGATGGGAGTTAACTTTAGTAGGAACAGCTACAAACGGTATTGATGCATTAGATATGATAAAGGAACACAAGCCAGATATCATTTTAACGGATATACGTATGCCAGGATTAAACGGATTAACACTAATAGAGAAATTAAATGAACTAGTACCCACGGCACAATGTGTCATAATAAGTGGATTCGATGAAATAGAATACTATAAAAAAGCTATACAACTCGATGTTGTAGATTATCTTGAAAAGCCGATAACGGTTGAAAGAATAGAAAAATGCTTAGATAAGATGCTTAAAAAAATCAAAAGAAGATACGAATTTGAAGACTTAAAGAGGAAGTGGAATGATTCACAGAATCTAATCGCGGAAAAAAAAGTACTTGATATCCTAAATCAGAATGTGTTCGTGGAGGAGAAATGGGACGAGGTTATCGGAATTAAAACTGATGAAGTAACAGCTGTGACAGTCGGTTTATTTCACTCAAATGAGAAATCATATCATGATATTGCCCAAGTAGTAACTTTATCAAAATCTATTTCAAATACAAAGGTCCTACTTGTTACTAATGGAAGTATGCAGATTATTATTTGGCTACAAAGGGGAGATTCTAATCAAATGTCCGACATTTTTGTGAAACTAGGAGAGCTAAATATTTTAATCGGTATTGGTAGTACTTACAGTGATCCAAGAAAAATTAAAAATTCTTATCTTCAAGCAAAAGATGCTGTGAGAATGGGAAGGTTTATCAAGGATTGTGGGATAATACAATTTGACGAACTAAATTTTAACCATAGACTTCCAGACACATTAACTACATTAGAGCAAAATATTATTTTTAATATTAGATCAGCAAATAGTGAAGTAGTCTCCCGACTTGTGCGAGAGTTTTTGAAAGATATAAAGCATACTAACCTATCACCTGATGTCGTTAACCAGGAATGTTTAAAGTTAATTTACCTAGGATTAGAAGTCGTGAAGGAAACGGGAGTGGAATACAGATGGAAGGAAGAGCATTTGATACCGCATAGAGAAATTGAAAAATTAAGCACATTCGATGATATAGAAAAATGGCTTCAAAATCGATTTAATGAAATGCTTGATTGGATGAAACAACTGCGTAACAACCAGAAGCATGTCTCAGTTCAGACCGCCTGTGAATATATCGAACAAAACTTTTCTAAAGAAATATCCCTAGAAGAGGTAGCGTCAATTGTTAAGATGAATCCTTCTTATTTTAGTATTTTGTTTAAAGAGGAAGTGGGAATCACTTATATTAAATATGTAACAAAGATTAGGATAGAAAGAGCAAAACAAATGCTTAAGGAAGGTAGGAATATCTCAGAAGTAAGTGAGGAAGTGGGTTACTTTAATCATAGATATTTTAGTGAATTATTTAAAAAAACGACAGGGCTAACTCCTGGACAATTTAAGAAGCAGCCAAAGAGCACCTTTAAATAG
- a CDS encoding sensor histidine kinase, with protein MSRKLKMKPRIKKLRTRFWVAMILLSIPSMFMLGAVSYHISKQTIVENHIKNYEDLLRTSSEMSELTFESVINLHRLILSNEEIRNELLLVEKGSTDYYKTAIILHDILSKYTLNTKYIESVCLFDVEDRSYCYGISTRGTYFFNNVQEIKTKDWYSRANEANGKEIFLGHNILNGSNDSFSSVKLLRNPNDLYREALGVLVINLNKEMFDAISMNYGETTFMIVDPSNQTDSPPIYINNQNNQLSTIDIENLDETQLDSLEKSELLGSSYTNPTTGWSYIHLIKQNYLLRDSNKIGVITFTFAGLMAIIAIFISIYLSGSILYPLKRLKKMVANIANNKPNLEEAFFDDEVGKIGKQIKGLVKENIHLNEKLIQSRLKEKESELRALQAQIKPHFLYNTLSSIYWMAIKNNVSDIAKMSISLSESFKLSLNKGKELLSVQEELDHIQHYSSIQTVRYGSRLNYIENIQPEIREQLILKLILQPFVENAYYHGLETKIGKGFVKLTGYTSRSHMIFVIEDNGVGMEDENMSKQGYGIQNVKERLELFYGKKCSLKIESELGKGTTVTIKIPMNQEVD; from the coding sequence ATGAGTAGAAAACTCAAAATGAAACCTAGAATTAAAAAGTTAAGAACTCGTTTTTGGGTTGCAATGATACTACTTTCTATACCTTCCATGTTTATGTTAGGTGCTGTTTCATACCACATTTCAAAACAAACCATTGTAGAAAATCATATTAAAAATTATGAAGATCTTTTAAGGACCTCGAGTGAAATGTCTGAACTTACATTTGAGAGTGTGATAAATCTACATAGACTAATCCTTTCTAATGAAGAAATTAGGAATGAACTTTTACTTGTTGAAAAAGGGTCAACTGATTACTATAAAACCGCTATTATTCTTCATGATATTCTTTCAAAATACACATTAAATACAAAATACATAGAATCAGTCTGTTTATTTGACGTAGAAGATAGATCATATTGTTATGGCATATCTACAAGGGGCACATACTTTTTTAACAATGTTCAAGAAATAAAAACAAAAGATTGGTATTCTCGTGCTAATGAGGCAAATGGAAAAGAAATATTCCTTGGACATAATATTTTAAATGGAAGTAATGATAGTTTTTCGTCTGTAAAATTACTGCGAAATCCCAATGATTTATATAGAGAAGCATTGGGGGTACTTGTTATCAATTTAAATAAAGAAATGTTTGATGCAATTTCAATGAATTATGGAGAGACTACCTTTATGATTGTAGATCCTAGTAATCAAACAGATTCTCCTCCAATATACATTAATAATCAAAACAATCAACTTTCTACTATAGATATTGAGAACTTGGATGAAACTCAGCTTGATTCTCTTGAAAAAAGTGAACTTTTAGGAAGTAGTTATACAAACCCTACCACGGGTTGGTCTTACATTCATCTGATTAAGCAAAATTATCTATTAAGAGATTCAAATAAAATTGGGGTCATCACCTTTACTTTTGCAGGATTAATGGCAATTATAGCTATATTTATATCTATTTATCTTTCAGGATCCATCTTATATCCCTTGAAAAGACTTAAAAAAATGGTAGCCAACATAGCTAACAATAAACCGAACTTAGAGGAAGCATTTTTTGACGATGAAGTTGGGAAAATAGGAAAACAAATAAAAGGACTTGTTAAGGAGAATATCCATCTAAATGAAAAACTAATACAGTCTAGGTTAAAGGAAAAAGAATCAGAATTAAGAGCACTACAAGCACAAATAAAACCACATTTTTTATATAATACGCTATCATCTATATATTGGATGGCCATAAAAAATAATGTAAGTGATATTGCAAAGATGTCTATTTCCTTATCGGAAAGCTTTAAATTAAGCTTGAACAAAGGAAAAGAATTACTTTCTGTACAGGAAGAATTAGACCATATTCAACACTATAGCTCAATACAAACGGTAAGATATGGTAGTAGGCTAAACTATATTGAAAACATTCAGCCTGAGATTAGAGAACAGTTAATTTTGAAACTTATACTCCAACCATTTGTGGAGAATGCCTATTACCATGGTTTAGAAACAAAAATAGGAAAAGGTTTCGTTAAATTGACTGGATATACTAGCCGAAGCCATATGATTTTTGTAATAGAAGATAACGGTGTTGGGATGGAAGACGAAAATATGTCAAAACAAGGATATGGAATTCAAAATGTAAAGGAACGTTTAGAGCTTTTCTATGGAAAAAAATGTTCACTTAAAATTGAAAGTGAACTTGGTAAAGGTACGACTGTTACGATAAAAATTCCAATGAATCAGGAGGTTGATTGA
- a CDS encoding YesL family protein, producing the protein MNAFGNTFIYKFSEWVIRISLLNLLWILFTVIGLGFAGFFPATVAMFTIVRRWVKGNADEQIFKSFLELFKRHFLKANMLGYICALGGAVLYWDYLLVKSLSGPFQMVMMLLLVPVAFYYFMVTFFVFPVYVHYDIKLMECFKYAFIIGASYPLRTIYMVFVTFVVYYVTVSFPVLFLFFSGSVWSFLIMRFTYVAFEKVEVRNNRMVEPV; encoded by the coding sequence ATGAATGCTTTTGGAAATACATTTATTTATAAATTTTCTGAGTGGGTCATTCGAATAAGTTTACTGAATTTACTATGGATTCTTTTTACTGTTATCGGATTAGGTTTTGCAGGTTTTTTTCCAGCAACAGTCGCAATGTTTACGATTGTGCGGCGTTGGGTGAAAGGCAATGCTGATGAACAGATTTTTAAGAGCTTTCTGGAATTATTCAAAAGGCATTTCTTAAAGGCAAATATGTTAGGATATATTTGTGCCCTAGGTGGAGCAGTATTATATTGGGATTATCTATTAGTCAAAAGTTTGAGTGGGCCATTTCAAATGGTTATGATGCTATTGTTGGTACCTGTTGCCTTTTACTATTTCATGGTGACGTTTTTTGTTTTCCCGGTATATGTCCATTACGATATCAAGTTGATGGAATGCTTTAAATATGCCTTTATTATTGGTGCTTCTTATCCATTGCGAACCATCTATATGGTATTTGTAACCTTCGTTGTCTATTATGTAACTGTTTCATTCCCGGTTCTCTTTCTATTTTTCTCAGGCAGTGTATGGAGCTTCTTGATTATGCGCTTTACATATGTTGCTTTTGAGAAAGTGGAAGTGAGAAATAATAGGATGGTTGAGCCAGTTTAA
- a CDS encoding carbohydrate ABC transporter permease, which translates to MISTKSARLIIHVFLILFGIVWIYPFVWMVFSSLKTNQEFLTSGTALLPEEFQWGNYADAWYTANFSGYFLNTVIFTVATVVIVIFLSSLTGYALGRIDFPGKKTIMICVVAIMFIPKGYTIIPLFKLVSNMGLADSILGIIVAEASGAHVLFILMFASFFANLPKSIEEAAEIDGAGFLTVFSKVMLPLSMPIVATTAIMQFIWTWSSFLVPLVLTISKPELRTLAVGMQSFVQTYAVDFSGMAAGATISLLPVMIIFIIMQRYFIEGVAGAVKS; encoded by the coding sequence ATGATTTCAACCAAATCAGCCCGCCTGATTATACATGTGTTCTTAATTCTTTTCGGGATTGTTTGGATATATCCATTTGTATGGATGGTGTTTTCTTCATTAAAAACAAATCAGGAATTTTTGACAAGTGGTACGGCACTTCTTCCGGAAGAATTCCAATGGGGAAATTACGCAGATGCCTGGTATACCGCGAACTTTTCAGGCTACTTCCTCAACACAGTGATTTTTACAGTAGCTACTGTTGTGATTGTCATTTTCCTTTCGTCATTAACGGGTTATGCGTTAGGTCGAATTGATTTCCCGGGTAAAAAAACAATTATGATCTGTGTAGTAGCGATTATGTTTATTCCAAAAGGCTACACGATCATTCCGTTATTCAAGTTGGTAAGTAACATGGGGTTGGCTGACTCGATTCTTGGTATCATTGTGGCAGAGGCTTCTGGCGCTCACGTTTTGTTTATTCTCATGTTTGCTTCTTTCTTCGCGAATCTACCGAAGTCCATTGAAGAAGCAGCCGAAATTGATGGTGCCGGATTTTTAACAGTTTTCAGTAAAGTCATGTTACCGTTAAGTATGCCAATCGTCGCAACCACTGCGATCATGCAATTTATTTGGACATGGAGTTCTTTCTTAGTACCGCTCGTACTAACGATTAGTAAACCTGAGCTGAGAACACTAGCTGTAGGGATGCAGAGCTTTGTTCAAACATATGCAGTTGATTTCTCAGGTATGGCAGCAGGCGCAACGATTTCCTTATTACCAGTAATGATTATTTTTATCATTATGCAACGATACTTTATTGAAGGGGTAGCAGGTGCTGTTAAAAGTTAA
- a CDS encoding carbohydrate ABC transporter permease: MSKNDGNGKTASNANLKTLKKKKAMWAYIFLLPQIIVFFVFSAYPIVMSYVYSFYEWTGIGPLDDFVGLGNYQQLLTSPRFWNSAVVSIYYILGTTILGVGGALILAIILNDQKLNGKGFYRAIYFLPVVTTTAIVGIIMGNIFGINGFVNQILLHANLIDKPIPWLTDPFLAVIILIVIGSWKGLGINMVYWLAGLQSIPNELYESAQLDGAGFWSTLRHVTLPLLKPMAAVIILLSLVSGINAFDLVKTLTNGGPNFATETMDLFIYNFAFSSQLGGGQVRMGYASAAGVLLGLFTFVISMIFGAASFGKQIIKLRGSKRRKGGVNV, from the coding sequence TTGTCTAAAAATGATGGTAACGGTAAGACGGCGTCAAATGCAAATCTGAAAACATTAAAAAAGAAAAAGGCGATGTGGGCATATATTTTTCTTTTACCACAAATTATTGTGTTTTTTGTTTTTTCTGCATATCCAATCGTAATGAGTTATGTTTATTCCTTCTATGAGTGGACTGGAATTGGACCATTAGATGATTTTGTTGGCTTAGGGAATTACCAGCAACTATTAACTTCACCAAGGTTTTGGAATTCGGCTGTAGTGTCTATTTACTATATTTTAGGTACAACCATACTAGGTGTTGGTGGTGCGTTAATCCTGGCCATTATATTAAATGATCAAAAACTTAACGGGAAAGGTTTCTATCGAGCGATATATTTCCTCCCAGTTGTTACGACTACGGCAATTGTCGGGATAATTATGGGTAATATCTTCGGAATTAATGGTTTCGTTAACCAGATCCTTTTACATGCTAATTTGATCGATAAACCGATTCCATGGTTAACAGATCCTTTCCTAGCTGTAATCATCCTCATTGTGATTGGATCCTGGAAAGGTCTTGGGATTAATATGGTTTATTGGTTGGCCGGATTGCAATCGATTCCGAATGAACTATATGAATCAGCACAACTCGATGGAGCTGGATTCTGGTCGACTTTAAGACACGTAACATTACCATTATTAAAACCAATGGCCGCAGTTATTATTCTGTTGTCGCTAGTAAGTGGTATCAATGCCTTTGACTTGGTTAAAACACTAACAAATGGCGGGCCAAACTTTGCAACAGAAACAATGGATCTCTTTATCTATAATTTTGCCTTTTCTAGCCAGCTTGGTGGTGGACAAGTACGAATGGGTTATGCTTCTGCGGCAGGAGTTTTATTAGGATTATTCACGTTTGTAATTAGTATGATATTTGGTGCTGCTTCATTTGGTAAACAGATCATAAAACTAAGAGGAAGTAAAAGAAGAAAAGGTGGTGTGAATGTATGA
- a CDS encoding ABC transporter substrate-binding protein, with translation MKKISKFMFSLLAVLLLLSACNSDEEDTDSGSEDEDGVTLTFWNRYPELRGGFEDLIEQFEAEHPGINIEKQEVPEPETQLRTALSEGDLPDMWTNIVELAELIEVDAVKNLDEIFTDEVKGQFQEGTWFENGTTADSSVYGFPLASARSKAMIMYYNKDVFDMLGLTEGDIPQSWEEFKELGQTIVDDSGGAVYPIVWNNPGWANEQLVSMMGTAITPEVPWQENYKEGVPQVLTEGKVESAKFLKELLDEGLMAPQSVEIGLGEAEATFSVGQSAFLWSGDWVGRQLFVETEFENWGVAPLPTKDGNPYYYHAGSEATSIRVNNETEHWEEVKTFLEYSLEHLHEVVYVNTGAGLPAKEDVGGEPPFEQYNDILELENELAIPVPKPAEFNSEVVEFNKAYRNKLEVGGIGDVVVGYITGNISDLEAEIEQIDQEMKDAFFETLDEFSEVSQDDYIYPNWEPFAPYTIEKYDELR, from the coding sequence ATGAAAAAAATAAGTAAGTTCATGTTTAGTTTGTTGGCAGTTTTGTTATTACTTAGTGCCTGTAATTCTGATGAAGAGGATACGGATAGTGGCAGTGAAGACGAGGATGGTGTAACACTTACGTTCTGGAATAGATATCCGGAGCTCAGAGGCGGATTTGAAGATTTAATCGAACAATTTGAAGCAGAACATCCTGGAATAAACATTGAAAAACAAGAAGTTCCTGAACCGGAGACACAACTTCGCACCGCACTTTCAGAAGGAGATCTCCCAGATATGTGGACTAATATAGTAGAATTGGCTGAATTAATTGAAGTAGATGCGGTGAAAAATTTAGATGAGATATTTACTGATGAGGTGAAAGGCCAGTTTCAGGAAGGTACATGGTTTGAAAACGGAACTACTGCAGACAGTTCCGTATATGGCTTCCCTTTGGCATCGGCAAGAAGTAAAGCAATGATCATGTATTATAATAAAGACGTTTTTGACATGTTAGGTTTAACGGAAGGCGATATACCTCAGTCATGGGAAGAGTTTAAAGAGCTTGGACAAACAATTGTAGATGACTCTGGCGGCGCTGTTTATCCAATCGTGTGGAATAATCCTGGATGGGCAAATGAACAACTAGTCTCGATGATGGGAACGGCAATTACACCAGAAGTGCCTTGGCAGGAAAATTATAAAGAAGGTGTCCCGCAAGTATTAACAGAAGGTAAAGTGGAAAGTGCAAAATTTTTAAAAGAATTGCTAGATGAAGGACTTATGGCACCTCAAAGTGTTGAAATAGGTTTAGGTGAAGCGGAAGCAACTTTTTCAGTTGGTCAAAGTGCTTTCCTGTGGAGTGGTGACTGGGTAGGAAGACAATTATTTGTTGAAACAGAATTTGAAAATTGGGGTGTAGCTCCACTCCCTACCAAGGACGGTAATCCATATTATTACCATGCCGGATCAGAAGCAACTAGTATCCGAGTTAATAACGAAACAGAACACTGGGAAGAAGTGAAAACATTTTTGGAATATTCACTTGAACATCTTCACGAAGTGGTTTATGTGAATACAGGTGCTGGACTGCCAGCTAAAGAAGATGTTGGTGGAGAGCCTCCATTTGAACAATATAATGACATTCTCGAATTAGAAAATGAACTAGCGATTCCTGTACCAAAACCAGCAGAATTCAACTCTGAGGTTGTTGAATTTAATAAGGCCTATCGAAATAAATTAGAAGTTGGCGGTATTGGTGATGTAGTAGTTGGTTATATCACAGGTAATATTTCTGATCTGGAAGCCGAAATAGAACAAATAGATCAAGAAATGAAAGATGCCTTCTTTGAAACACTGGATGAATTCTCAGAAGTTTCCCAAGATGATTATATTTATCCGAACTGGGAGCCTTTTGCACCTTATACTATAGAGAAATACGACGAGCTAAGGTAA
- a CDS encoding glycoside hydrolase family 30 protein — translation MFDTSGKAQTIEGFGVSGAWWSQAIGGWTDAKRKQIIDLLFDQDVGIGLSIYRYNIGAGSGEEISDSWRRTESFEVEKDVYDWNRDEYATRVLREIHQKGVKNFVAFANSPTARMTKSGLVTGEKNGKSNLKEDMYEDFATYLVDVINHLIEDEGIPITYVSPINEPQWDWQREKGQEGCHYTPEECVKLLKILQNKIELQSVKDVQISAIEAGEWKTAKTYIDAIFTDKELMTALTNFDVHSYWSDAEDKMNIANYMEKNYPSIELNMSEWTEMKQKRDYGMDSALVLANTIHDDLTVANVSSWQYWIAVSKYDFRDGLIYTNDGTEDIEETKRLWVMGNYSKFIRPGAKQINLAEAQDSLKASLFYDENTNQYICVVINNDRTNRSVALKSDLSHDFNYLQVFETSENNNLSKVYQGEISESFDVERESVTTFILKAIP, via the coding sequence GTGTTCGATACTTCTGGTAAAGCACAAACAATAGAAGGATTTGGCGTTTCAGGAGCTTGGTGGTCACAGGCTATTGGCGGGTGGACGGATGCCAAACGCAAGCAAATAATTGATTTATTATTCGATCAGGATGTTGGCATAGGGTTATCGATCTATCGTTATAATATTGGAGCTGGTTCTGGAGAAGAAATCAGTGACTCATGGAGAAGAACGGAATCCTTTGAAGTAGAAAAAGATGTCTATGATTGGAATAGAGATGAGTATGCAACAAGAGTATTAAGAGAAATTCACCAGAAAGGTGTTAAGAACTTTGTAGCTTTTGCAAATAGTCCGACCGCAAGAATGACAAAATCAGGTCTGGTTACTGGTGAGAAAAATGGAAAATCCAATTTAAAAGAGGATATGTATGAAGATTTTGCGACGTACCTGGTGGATGTGATCAATCACTTAATAGAAGATGAAGGAATCCCGATTACGTATGTGAGTCCGATTAATGAGCCACAATGGGATTGGCAACGGGAAAAAGGGCAAGAAGGTTGTCATTATACGCCAGAGGAATGTGTGAAGCTGCTAAAAATTTTACAAAATAAAATAGAACTGCAATCTGTTAAGGATGTGCAAATTTCAGCAATTGAAGCAGGGGAATGGAAGACTGCAAAAACATATATCGACGCCATTTTTACAGATAAAGAACTAATGACAGCGCTTACCAATTTTGATGTTCATTCTTACTGGTCTGATGCAGAAGATAAAATGAATATCGCCAATTATATGGAAAAGAATTATCCATCCATAGAGTTAAATATGAGCGAATGGACGGAAATGAAGCAGAAACGGGATTATGGCATGGATTCCGCTTTAGTACTAGCAAACACTATTCATGATGATCTAACCGTAGCAAACGTTAGCTCGTGGCAATATTGGATTGCTGTTTCTAAATATGATTTTCGCGATGGGCTCATCTATACCAATGATGGAACAGAGGATATCGAAGAAACGAAGAGATTGTGGGTAATGGGCAATTATAGCAAGTTTATTCGACCAGGTGCCAAGCAAATAAATCTAGCTGAAGCACAAGACTCTCTTAAAGCCTCTCTATTTTACGATGAAAATACTAATCAATATATTTGTGTTGTCATCAATAACGACAGAACGAACCGTAGTGTAGCCCTTAAAAGTGATTTATCACATGATTTTAACTATCTACAAGTATTTGAAACCTCTGAAAATAATAATCTATCTAAAGTTTATCAGGGAGAAATCTCAGAATCTTTTGATGTAGAACGAGAAAGTGTAACAACTTTCATCCTAAAGGCCATACCTTGA